Proteins encoded in a region of the Drosophila sechellia strain sech25 chromosome 2L, ASM438219v1, whole genome shotgun sequence genome:
- the LOC116801066 gene encoding neprilysin, producing MWWIASLFIVPICAAPTAQNVKAIPNSRLMSNILSYVADDSSACGNYFQHACGKYAVRHIDDPFTEITQMLDHKVNGNLVQLMHELHQRSQLPGFNESSVEAKALRFYRTCREAPQSTRKMEHYLRLAPPGEAIKWPQFMPLGKPWPKAQFKWMKSLGHLYRYGFTNVLVNVLVLPSPENSNRFRLDISMPSLEGDAQHLGGFLSTVATLHVIGVPTKSVLPLVRKIRRLESAIRVLTEVDDDDESATWTFRQWEYKTGYAWQDFVESIVGHSVSQHYLVQAQNAKYFTGLKRLMDSTDAEVVANYIMTRFMLYLIDDSMDSNEHIECVKDVRRTMNLASNLLYKERFLDPATLQQYTQEVTQVFDQLRRQFLLQINENRLGLTSEQNSMVATKVQHVVLNIGNMPRGRDHSSFVSRHYEDLVFPLADFDYAREHLNLLEFRTRKQVLQLDQRAPTLDEYFYLADPNTAMSSSPYYLMRLNVIVVPHGLLQEPFFAADSHDIFKYSLLGFVLAHELMHSVDTTGLHFDRYGNVHEIGPQISSSPRFEAGVQCLNRNNTQYMDERIADIAGLDLAYSTYFQNNSRMSLTDFTTIPPQQIFFLNLAQFFCGNGDPTNFVDHDTDQMRLQQMLKGFAPFHQAFGCPAKSNQPEKCQLW from the coding sequence ATGTGGTGGATTGCCAGCCTGTTTATTGTTCCTATTTGCGCTGCTCCCACAGCCCAGAATGTCAAGGCGATTCCCAACTCACGGCTGATGAGCAACATCCTCAGCTACGTGGCCGATGATTCCAGTGCGTGCGGCAACTACTTTCAACATGCCTGCGGCAAGTATGCAGTGCGTCACATCGACGATCCCTTCACGGAGATCACCCAGATGCTGGACCACAAGGTGAACGGGAACCTAGTCCAACTGATGCACGAGCTGCACCAGCGCTCCCAGTTACCCGGCTTCAACGAGTCCAGTGTGGAGGCCAAGGCCCTGCGCTTCTACCGCACCTGCCGTGAAGCTCCGCAGAGTACACGCAAGATGGAGCACTACCTTAGACTAGCCCCTCCTGGCGAGGCAATCAAGTGGCCCCAGTTCATGCCCCTCGGCAAGCCCTGGCCAAAGGCTCAATTCAAGTGGATGAAGTCCTTGGGGCACCTATACCGCTATGGTTTTACCAATGTTCTGGTGAACGTGTTGGTCTTACCAAGCCCTGAGAACAGTAACCGCTTCCGACTGGACATAAGTATGCCCAGTCTCGAAGGGGACGCGCAGCACCTGGGTGGTTTTCTGAGTACCGTCGCCACTCTCCATGTCATTGGTGTGCCGACGAAAAGCGTATTACCCCTTGTGCGGAAGATCAGAAGGCTGGAGTCCGCCATACGGGTCCTAACCGAAGTGGACGACGATGATGAAAGCGCGACTTGGACTTTTCGCCAGTGGGAGTACAAAACCGGCTACGCATGGCAGGACTTCGTCGAGTCAATAGTTGGCCACAGTGTCTCACAACACTACTTGGTACAGGCCCAGAATGCAAAGTACTTCACGGGCCTTAAGCGGCTGATGGACTCCACGGACGCTGAGGTGGTGGCCAACTACATCATGACCCGATTCATGCTCTACCTCATAGACGACTCTATGGATAGCAATGAGCACATCGAATGCGTCAAGGATGTGCGCCGCACCATGAACCTGGCATCGAACCTGCTCTACAAGGAGCGCTTCCTGGACCCGGCGACACTGCAGCAGTACACCCAGGAAGTTACGCAGGTCTTTGACCAGTTGCGCCGTCAGTTTCTACTGCAAATCAATGAGAATCGCCTTGGGCTGACTAGTGAGCAGAACAGTATGGTGGCCACAAAGGTTCAGCATGTCGTTCTCAATATTGGGAACATGCCAAGAGGTCGTGACCATAGTAGCTTTGTCAGCCGGCACTATGAGGATCTTGTCTTTCCGCTCGCTGATTTCGACTACGCACGGGAACATCTTAACCTGCTGGAGTTCCGCACCAGAAAGCAGGTTTTACAACTTGACCAACGTGCTCCGACTCTCGACGAGTACTTCTACTTGGCGGATCCTAACACGGCCATGAGCTCTAGTCCCTACTACCTAATGCGACTAAACGTCATCGTTGTGCCACACGGACTTCTACAGGAGCCATTCTTTGCAGCGGATAGCCACGACATATTCAAGTACAGCCTGCTGGGATTCGTCCTTGCCCATGAGTTGATGCACTCCGTCGACACCACGGGTCTTCATTTTGACAGATATGGGAACGTACACGAAATTGGACCGCAGATATCCAGTTCGCCGCGCTTTGAGGCGGGTGTGCAGTGCCTGAACCGGAACAATACACAGTATATGGACGAACGTATTGCGGACATTGCCGGACTGGATCTGGCCTATTCCACCTACTTCCAGAACAACTCGCGGATGAGTCTAACCGATTTCACCACCATTCCGCCGCAACAAATCTTCTTCCTCAATCTGGCACAGTTCTTCTGCGGCAACGGGGATCCAACGAACTTCGTTGATCACGACACCGACCAGATGCGTCTGCAGCAAATGCTTAAAGGGTTCGCTCCGTTCCACCAGGCTTTTGGTTGTCCAGCAAAGAGCAATCAGCCCGAAAAGTGCCAGCTGTGGTAA
- the LOC6613619 gene encoding membrane metallo-endopeptidase-like 1, giving the protein MLKLSLVAWLIFSLAWRTTPTACRQTNAPQSVQEMLSEQLQSYMDTKARPCENFYQYACGNWQIQQQEQHSLRDRDWTRDRQRYQGQLLPTDTLGLIDHSVNRRLELLLRRRNESSSESDSSILEQMRLYYRSCKRLKPYNLKKYLQLLPPSNSTEWPSVGRGWRPEQFDWITTLGRLRLHGLNGVLLREEVLPRWDDSRNYSIYVNKPSRQETQPTGEGAMIELLLDIGQTKRTANALARQVDDFERKLHRLQELEDDEGPREMQLGYLDSYLPQLRWLSFMRQVRIDSELDLRSTLIIENIPYLRALSDLVESESPDTVCSYIMLKWLAFLKQQGPADISRGECVAALRRAMPLASSWLVGQQFSDPESESYVRSLFQRLKVRFGQILAENRMRLSPPLVHILQQKLLAFRLQMGFFQPDEMEDVEQYHVRVDLSGHSFYGNQLVLLRQRVEANHDLLYINVTNFGNSTGSNLSYLSESWEASNSSPLYVRPRNLVLVPHGLLQLPIWHRNISALQQHAVMGFVLAHELAHGFDMSGMDYDALGNIMGPVEEIGASRQFRQGLQCLQQQMATGSKWIDEKLADFVALRLAYETFFGVRDKREPRDPLMPQFSQRQLFFISFAQFFCGRTPVLSPRSQSEAHLKHAADELRVMQTLANFEEFSREFGCDKKAKMQASQRCRIW; this is encoded by the coding sequence ATGCTGAAGCTCAGCCTGGTGGCCTGGCTCATATTTTCGCTGGCCTGGCgcaccacgcccaccgcctGTCGCCAGACCAACGCCCCCCAGAGCGTCCAGGAAATGTTGTCCGAGCAGCTGCAGAGCTATATGGATACGAAGGCGCGTCCCTGCGAGAACTTCTACCAGTATGCCTGCGGGAACTGGCAGatccagcagcaggagcagcactCCCTGCGCGACAGGGATTGGACGAGGGATCGGCAGCGGTATCAGGGTCAGCTGCTGCCCACCGACACCCTGGGACTGATAGACCACTCCGTGAACCGGAgactggagctgctgctgcggcgaaGGAATGAGAGCTCCTCCGAGTCGGACTCCTCGATTCTGGAGCAGATGCGACTCTACTACCGTTCGTGCAAGCGCCTTAAGCCGTACAACCTCAAGAAGTACCTGCAGCTCCTGCCGCCCAGCAACTCCACGGAGTGGCCATCGGTGGGTCGTGGCTGGCGTCCGGAGCAGTTCGATTGGATAACGACCTTGGGTCGACTGCGTCTGCACGGACTGAACGGGGTGCTGCTGCGGGAGGAGGTCCTGCCGCGATGGGATGACTCGCGCAACTACAGCATTTATGTGAACAAGCCGAGTCGCCAGGAGACGCAGCCCACAGGAGAAGGTGCCATGATCGAACTCCTTCTGGACATCGGACAGACAAAGCGGACGGCCAACGCCTTGGCTCGCCAGGTGGACGACTTCGAGCGGAAACTGCACCGCttgcaggagctggaggacgACGAAGGACCGCGAGAAATGCAGCTGGGCTACTTGGACTCGTACCTGCCACAGCTACGCTGGCTGTCATTTATGCGCCAGGTTCGCATCGACTCCGAGCTGGATCTGCGCTCCACACTGATCATCGAGAATATTCCGTACCTCAGGGCACTCAGCGATCTGGTGGAATCGGAGAGCCCGGACACCGTCTGCAGCTACATCATGCTCAAGTGGTTGGCCTTCCTTAAGCAGCAGGGACCCGCGGACATTTCACGAGGTGAGTGCGTGGCCGCCCTCAGGAGGGCCATGCCTCTGGCCAGTAGCTGGCTGGTGGGCCAGCAATTCTCCGACCCGGAATCCGAATCCTATGTTCGCTCACTGTTCCAGCGCTTGAAGGTGCGATTTGGCCAGATCTTGGCTGAGAACCGAATGAGACTATCGCCACCACTTGTGCACATCCTACAGCAGAAACTGCTCGCATTTCGACTGCAGATGGGCTTCTTTCAACCGGACGAAATGGAGGATGTGGAGCAGTACCACGTCCGCGTCGACCTAAGCGGCCACTCCTTCTACGGCAACCAGCTGGTCTTGCTGCGCCAACGCGTAGAGGCGAACCACGATCTGCTTTACATAAACGTGACAAACTTCGGCAATTCCACGGGGAGCAACTTGAGTTACCTGTCGGAAAGCTGGGAGGCCAGCAACTCGTCGCCCCTGTATGTGAGACCACGCAATCTGGTCCTGGTGCCGCACGGTCTGCTCCAACTGCCCATATGGCATCGAAACATCAGCGCCCTGCAGCAGCACGCCGTTATGGGATTCGTCCTGGCCCACGAGCTGGCACACGGATTCGATATGTCGGGAATGGACTACGACGCCCTGGGAAACATCATGGGGCCCGTGGAGGAGATCGGCGCTAGCCGACAGTTTCGACAAGGACTCCAGTgtctgcagcagcagatggCCACCGGTTCCAAGTGGATCGACGAAAAGCTGGCCGACTTTGTGGCTCTGCGGCTGGCGTATGAGACCTTCTTCGGGGTGCGGGACAAGCGGGAGCCGAGGGATCCTCTGATGCCGCAGTTCAGCCAGCGTCAGCTATTCTTCATCAGCTTCGCCCAGTTCTTTTGCGGCCGGACGCCCGTCCTCAGTCCACGTTCTCAGTCGGAGGCGCATTTGAAGCACGCCGCGGATGAGTTGCGTGTGATGCAGACGCTGGCCAACTTTGAAGAGTTCTCGAGGGAGTTCGGATGCGATAAGAAGGCCAAGATGCAGGCCAGCCAGCGATGCCGCATCTGGTAA